The nucleotide sequence GAAACAGCTCAGAAGTGGCCAAAACATCGCTTGATTGACCACTTAATGGGCCAACTTCGCACTTCTTTAGCGCTATTAATTGCACTGCGCGCCAAGAATGTATCACATTTTACGAAAATTCGACAGTAATTGCTTAGTTTCCTTTTTCATAGCTCCATAAATATCCAACTCTCATTACTTCTTATTACTCCAATGTGTTGGGTTGGCATTGAAAATATAACAGACATTACAGCCAGAAATAGAAGTTCAGTTATGAGTTTGTTTGACCTTTccatattaataataaataataataaatgttttgaCTCCTAAACAAAGAACATCTGAAATTTTACTTAGCAATTGCTTATAGTTTGATAATTATCTAAGCAAACACGTATTGAAATGGCTTCTCAACTAAATTACAATAATTCTTGTCCTCATCAACTGAATGTTCTgaatattgttttttaaacGTATTAATATCTACTGTTGAATCGTATAAACATACAAATCATATGATAATAAGCCCGATGCTGCAGACTAAATCCATTTTATAAACTAGAAGAATCATACACGGTTTCGTTTAGAATAACGGTACAAAAACGATTGTTAACTTAGTGGCATTATAAgctttcaatttcgatttcgatttcgtttggCGCTTGCGGTCAGATAACTTGCTCTGCGGCTAAACACAAAAGTATTcttgaaaaaattttaattgccatcGGATGGGGTGGCACACTTGTCCAAATGTCGTCCGCAAAACCATTTTGTGCAAATTTGTAGCGAAAATTTATAGCTTAAAATAGTCGAACATATATTCTAAGCTGGATATTGGTAGTTAACGGCGGCAGAAGCAATCGACACGATCCACCGATCATGTTCGAAGATGTATGCTAATTGAAATTCTGGTTCCCCAACTTCAATCCATGGATAAGATATTTAAGTAAGAGTTTTGTGATTAGGAAACAAATTTAGCACCCAACTTGACAAATGCCCGAACTTTGATATTTAATGTCCATAAAATTGCGGCGAACAGAAAACACGAGCGATCATAATTTACTAATCCTTCTATTTATTACATAAGATCGTTTTCGGAATCGTTGTGTTTTTAGTGTAACTTTACAATGGATACTTAGGTTATGGGGTCATATGCCTACGGACTTACTAAGAGCTGAAAAAGCTTAGGGTTAATTCAGTTAATTCATGTTTTTTTCAGGCACTCGAATCCTTGATAGTTCAACGTGCTTAGGCTAAATGTATACTCAATCTTTTTCTGATCCTGATTTCCAGATGAAGAACAATGACAACAGAATTTTCTCGACTTAAGCTAAGAAACTAGATCGTAGAACTAAATCTAGGGACGCTCTCTACACtttctatctctctctctttttctatTTACAACTCGCAACTAGAAGATACACTTTCCGTATGAACATGGTTCGTTATTCGTAGCTTATAGTTAGGTGTGCCGTAGATGCAATACGGattacagatacagatacgttTGTTTTGGATGCAACAAGTCTTTTTGAATGTGAATGCTTCGTTTCCTACTCCTGGTCCTCCCCTGATTTCACAGCTCCGTGGAATACTCTTCCGGATTGACGTTGAACTTCCGCCAGCAAATGTGATCCGCCGCTCCACCGGACGTCGCTGGAGGTGGCAGCTTGTGTGAGTTAACATTGACCACCGAGCTGGCCGACCGCTTGACATGCACGCTGGGCGGCGGCGGCTGGGCCGGAGCGGCCAGACATCCCGTGGAGCGGCCCAGCGGATTGCGGGACATGGCCGAGGAGTAGTTATTGTTGCTCTTGCCATTGCCGTAGGTAATGGATTCGTTTGAGGGCGATATCTCTATACGCGTGGCATGACCTGTACCAGTTCCACCATCGGAGAGGCGGCGAATGTAGACCACCTCGCGATGTTTCTCCACGGATTCCCTGGGCGGTCGCATCTGTGTTTGGGTCTGCGGCTGAGCGGTTTGCCGGATTCTTTGTGAATACCTCGACTGCTTCGTATCACTAGCCTGGAAGGGAACGTATTGCTGCTGCGTGATTCCTGGGAATTTATCCACACTAATATCCTCTTCAATGGCTGAGTCCCCAAACATGGATCCGCTGTAGTTGGGAGAACTATTTCCCGGCGTTGATGACTTCCAGTGCTGCTGATGCATAGGCGTCTGGGTTTGACCTCCATTCTGTACTCCATACTTCGTCGCACTCGAGTACTGACCCTTCTTGATAGAGTGCGTATAGTCCCGAGTACCTCTTCGTCTCAGGGTAAAGTCCCTGCGTCCTGTGTCCTGGCATACGGAGCGCCACTGCTTCCATGAGTGTCGGGCCAAAGGATCCGCCGGACCCCACTCCTTTGCAGGCTTTGAAGCCTCGCAGATCATGCCAAAGAAGTTGTACTCTACCTGCCGGAAGATCTGCACACAGGCGATGATCACGATGACAGCCAGCACAAAAagaattggcgcccaacgtgggagATACTCCGCCAGCAAGTCGTACTGATCGTCGTCCGCACACCACCACACCAGAATACCTGTTAGTATGGCCGGACAAATGACccacagccacatccacaCTCGGAAAATGGGACGACCTATGGAGAACTCGAGGTCGGTGTAGATGTTCTTGGCTCCGTAGATCCAAGTTATGGCAATCAGCTCAAACACCAAAGCAGTCACCACCATGGTGCCCACCAATCGCGAGTCCAGCACACGGGCGATGAGAAACTTGGGCGCCGCAAATGAAATAACGGCCACCACCAATCCAATCAAGCAGATCACATAGTTGGGGCGTCGTGGCACAAGACGTGTGGAGGTGTACACCGCCACTGTTATGGAGACCATGGCCGAGAGGATTATTAGGGCGTAGATAAGCGATGGGACCAGATGTTGTAGTAGGTGACTGTCGCCCTCCCGGGATCCATTCAATACCCGATCGTAGATGGCGGTTAGGGGCTTTAGTTCCTCCATATTCTGAAAGCCATTTGACGACAAATCAAACTGGACCATGAACAGGGTTACGGCAATGGCGTTTATGAGCAGGTTGAAGCAGAGATAAACCACCGAGGTTCTCACAGCATCGCCTTTGTACAAGAACTTGCCCGTGATCATGGGCAGAGCT is from Drosophila melanogaster chromosome 3L and encodes:
- the blot gene encoding bloated tubules, isoform A, producing the protein MKIRNDTKCSVFRGLVLCLCLNLSYANVVRFPRELDRYGSAYLVPYVVLLFLVGLPMVLLEISVGQFLGQGAAHTWRASPIFKGACMISRFASWLSAIWVSLQAVLALAYIGMFASNDLPFRECAGPVKLRLSGYLLTGTSGQECLQLTFLTPFWRNPLYFGLLAAGLIGLWIVVMLCTHNAKILRRSIFVFGLVGLVLLCTLTGWEVRNSFSRHYFPELWGFDSNLLAESNIWFNALMQVLFSVNCGFGALPMITGKFLYKGDAVRTSVVYLCFNLLINAIAVTLFMVQFDLSSNGFQNMEELKPLTAIYDRVLNGSREGDSHLLQHLVPSLIYALIILSAMVSITVAVYTSTRLVPRRPNYVICLIGLVVAVISFAAPKFLIARVLDSRLVGTMVVTALVFELIAITWIYGAKNIYTDLEFSIGRPIFRVWMWLWVICPAILTGILVWWCADDDQYDLLAEYLPRWAPILFVLAVIVIIACVQIFRQVEYNFFGMICEASKPAKEWGPADPLARHSWKQWRSVCQDTGRRDFTLRRRGTRDYTHSIKKGQYSSATKYGVQNGGQTQTPMHQQHWKSSTPGNSSPNYSGSMFGDSAIEEDISVDKFPGITQQQYVPFQASDTKQSRYSQRIRQTAQPQTQTQMRPPRESVEKHREVVYIRRLSDGGTGTGHATRIEISPSNESITYGNGKSNNNYSSAMSRNPLGRSTGCLAAPAQPPPPSVHVKRSASSVVNVNSHKLPPPATSGGAADHICWRKFNVNPEEYSTEL
- the blot gene encoding bloated tubules, isoform E — translated: MQENDKFFDTYKQYKVCPKMEIPTTKYLADYLYVVHEDVPFRYYRKTKCSVFRGLVLCLCLNLSYANVVRFPRELDRYGSAYLVPYVVLLFLVGLPMVLLEISVGQFLGQGAAHTWRASPIFKGACMISRFASWLSAIWVSLQAVLALAYIGMFASNDLPFRECAGPVKLRLSGYLLTGTSGQECLQLTFLTPFWRNPLYFGLLAAGLIGLWIVVMLCTHNAKILRRSIFVFGLVGLVLLCTLTGWEVRNSFSRHYFPELWGFDSNLLAESNIWFNALMQVLFSVNCGFGALPMITGKFLYKGDAVRTSVVYLCFNLLINAIAVTLFMVQFDLSSNGFQNMEELKPLTAIYDRVLNGSREGDSHLLQHLVPSLIYALIILSAMVSITVAVYTSTRLVPRRPNYVICLIGLVVAVISFAAPKFLIARVLDSRLVGTMVVTALVFELIAITWIYGAKNIYTDLEFSIGRPIFRVWMWLWVICPAILTGILVWWCADDDQYDLLAEYLPRWAPILFVLAVIVIIACVQIFRQVEYNFFGMICEASKPAKEWGPADPLARHSWKQWRSVCQDTGRRDFTLRRRGTRDYTHSIKKGQYSSATKYGVQNGGQTQTPMHQQHWKSSTPGNSSPNYSGSMFGDSAIEEDISVDKFPGITQQQYVPFQASDTKQSRYSQRIRQTAQPQTQTQMRPPRESVEKHREVVYIRRLSDGGTGTGHATRIEISPSNESITYGNGKSNNNYSSAMSRNPLGRSTGCLAAPAQPPPPSVHVKRSASSVVNVNSHKLPPPATSGGAADHICWRKFNVNPEEYSTEL
- the blot gene encoding bloated tubules, isoform D codes for the protein MSSSYKPRSSDEALAEQFSLARAGSGTKPPATPTYRQISGAMATLPRHDNNHNHNDNSSRIRSDSTATSRTCVYIGGAPTGGGNGNEQISVTLDRRQPQRMSWLNMRRAKANETDLPTVTPSPQTTRSCISTVSSVVDSGGGRTTATSGRISSSGIVTLSDSNNTLSEIQGGYHDMDHDAVSKNFSISASAHNITTASNAKLLPAVEDESNKQTKCSVFRGLVLCLCLNLSYANVVRFPRELDRYGSAYLVPYVVLLFLVGLPMVLLEISVGQFLGQGAAHTWRASPIFKGACMISRFASWLSAIWVSLQAVLALAYIGMFASNDLPFRECAGPVKLRLSGYLLTGTSGQECLQLTFLTPFWRNPLYFGLLAAGLIGLWIVVMLCTHNAKILRRSIFVFGLVGLVLLCTLTGWEVRNSFSRHYFPELWGFDSNLLAESNIWFNALMQVLFSVNCGFGALPMITGKFLYKGDAVRTSVVYLCFNLLINAIAVTLFMVQFDLSSNGFQNMEELKPLTAIYDRVLNGSREGDSHLLQHLVPSLIYALIILSAMVSITVAVYTSTRLVPRRPNYVICLIGLVVAVISFAAPKFLIARVLDSRLVGTMVVTALVFELIAITWIYGAKNIYTDLEFSIGRPIFRVWMWLWVICPAILTGILVWWCADDDQYDLLAEYLPRWAPILFVLAVIVIIACVQIFRQVEYNFFGMICEASKPAKEWGPADPLARHSWKQWRSVCQDTGRRDFTLRRRGTRDYTHSIKKGQYSSATKYGVQNGGQTQTPMHQQHWKSSTPGNSSPNYSGSMFGDSAIEEDISVDKFPGITQQQYVPFQASDTKQSRYSQRIRQTAQPQTQTQMRPPRESVEKHREVVYIRRLSDGGTGTGHATRIEISPSNESITYGNGKSNNNYSSAMSRNPLGRSTGCLAAPAQPPPPSVHVKRSASSVVNVNSHKLPPPATSGGAADHICWRKFNVNPEEYSTEL